TGCAAGCGCCCCGGAAAAGAGGCCGACGGCGATCAGCAGGGCCGTCATGCCGATCGAGAAGGCGAACAGGTAGACAAACCCCAGTGCACCGCTGCCGGTCGCGGCGACCCATGTCAGCACGGCGGCGAATGCGGGTGCACCGCAGGGTGCCGCGACGATGCCGGACGTCGCGCCCAGCAGGAAGACGGCTGGGTAGCTGCCACCGCGCAGGGATGCAACCCACGTGCTCAGGCGCGCCGAGGACGGGACCGGCAGGGCGCCGAGCATGGCGAGGCCGAATACGAGGAGCAGGTTGGCGATGAGAAAGCGTGCCTCGAAGCTGCTCGCCACCGTGCCGAACAGCTGCCCGCTGAGACCGGCGACGACGCCGAGCAATGCGTAAAAAAGCGCGAGACCCGCAACATAGGTCAGTGTCAGGGCAACCACTCTGCCACGCGGCGCATCTTTGCCGGCCGTGCCGGTGATGACGCCTGCCGTGATCGGGATCATCGGGTAGATGCACGGCGTCAGGCTGGTGAGCACACCCGCACCGAACATCGTGGCGACGGCGAGCAGCGGCTGCTGCTGCAGCGAATCGCCAAGCCCGCTCTGCAGGAGGAATGCAGGGATCGCGTGTAGCTCCGGCATCGGCTCCGCTGGTGGAGGTATCCGCCAATGCTAACATGCAGGACCATCGCCGGCCATTTCCGTGCGGCACATCGGATGCATCGGCACGCGCCGGCATGAAAGAAACCCATGGACGGAGCCGATCGTGACACGACGTACGCTCATGCGCCCCTTTCGCGCCGCCGCTCTCCTGCTCATGGCCCACGGCCTTGCCGCCTGCGCCAGCACTGGGCACGGGCCGTCGGCGCCGGGCGGCGTGCTGCCGGGCTTCGACACGCGGACCTACCCCGGGGACGCCGCGATGCGGACCTGGCTGGACGCGTCGCCGTATCGCTGGGTCGGCTACTACCTGCCGGCACCCTGCTACACGGGCACGAGCTGGGTGGGAACCCGCGAGCGCATTGCATCGATCGGATGGGGCGTCGCGCCGCTGTTCGTCGGCGAGCAGGACTGGTCGGCCATCCAGCCAGGGGACACGACCGTTGCAGAGCAGGGAGCGCGCTGCACGACGCAGAACCTGACGCCGGCGCAGGGCGCTGCCGATGCTGTCGCCGCGGACAGCGTCATGGACGCCGAGGGCTTCCCGCCGGGCACGCCTGTGTTCCTGGATGTCGAGCGCATGGAGCGCGTGTCACGTGCAATGGAGGAGTACGTGCACGCGTGGTTCACCGAGATGCTGGCGCGCGGTCGCTACACGCCCTCGCTGTACGCGCACGAGCGCAATGTCACCCCGCTCTTCGAGCGTGCGCGCGCTGCATTCGCAGCGGCCGGCAGAAGCGACGAGCCTTTTCTGTGGGTCGCGCGGGCCGGCGCACTGGACGTGGGCAGCCGGCCCGCGGACTCGGGCATCCTGAGCGCCGCGATCTGGCAGGGTCGTTTCGACGTGGATGAGACGTGGGGCGACGTCACGCTGCGTGTCGACGCCAATGTCGCGAGCGTGGCAGTCCCCGGTATCATGCCGTACCGCTGAACGGGCGATTCAGAACGTGCTGCCGATATCCACGGTGAAGCGTGTGCTCCTGTCGGTGCCCACAGCGAAGCCGCCCGCGAGCACACCGAACGGCGTCGGCCAGATCGCGCCGATCTCGAGGCCGCTGTGCCAGGCATCGCCATCCTGGAGGTCCTCGATCGTGCCGCCTGCCGCGCCCGAGCGGAGCCGCAGCCGGATGCCGCCGTCGAGAAAGATGCGGTAGGCGACGTCCGCCCCGACGATCAGTCGTCGGGTTCCGCGCTCCGCGCCCGTGTCCAGCCAGGGCAGTCCGCCGACGTCGCCGAGCGCGAACTGTGCGTCCGCGGGTGCATCGCCGTCCGTGCCCGCCGCGTCCATCACCAGTGCTCCCATGAGACGACCGACCGCGCGATCGAGCGACGCGCGCACGCGCAGGTGCGGGTATGCGACGTCACCGAAGCGGATTCCTGCGTCGAGCAGCAGCGGCTCGCCGGCGATCAGCGGGTACGCGGGCGCTTCCGTGAAATGGATCCGCGGGCCGGTGCTGGTGCCGGTGCCTCCAGGATGACGCACGTGCTCGGTGATCCACTGGAGTGCAGCGCTGTAGCGGCCATCGGCGGTGCGCCAGCCCGCGCTCAGCCAGGCACCGCGTCGCTCGACGTTCACGTCCTCGCCCTCGGGTGTGAAGCGCGCAACGTCCCGGTCGGCGTAGTGAACGCCCGCGCCCAGGGAGATGGCAGGCTGTCGTGGGAGTGGCCGGCCGAGCTCCAGCGCGCCGCGCCGGAGGAACCGGTCCGCCTGGGCACTCACGCGGAACTCGCTCGCTCCGCCGAGCCGGATCCGCTGGCGCAGTGTGAGCAGCCCGCGTGCACCGCGCCGGTCGTCCCATCCTGCGGCGAGGGCAAAGATCGATGCCGGCACGGCCTCCGCGCGCACGACCAGCGTGGGTTCACCATCGTCGCCTTCCACGCGCGGCCAGATGCCGCGGAACATCCCCGTCGCATACAGCCCGCTCGCGCGTCGCACGATGTGCCCGGCGTCGTACTCTGCGCCTGCCGCATCGGCGAAGGCAGCGCGCACCAGTGCGTCGAGGCGCGCGTCGCCGCCTTCGACGACGACGGAGTCCGCGAGGCGATCGAGGCGTGCGGGGAGCGGCAGCGGATCAGCGGCCGTGTGTGCCGGCAGCACGTCGAGCGCGGCTGCCCGGCCGATGTCGATCAGCGGCCTGGTCTCGGCGGGAAACGTAGCGGCGCTGACTTCCTCGGGGATCCGCGGCGCGATGAACACGTCCGGCTCTGGACCCGGTGGCGATGCATTCTCGATCAGCAGACGCAGTGCGCGTACGCCGATGGCGACGCGGGACGTCGGCAGCTCATCCAGCTCCGGCTGCAGCACATCGGACGCGATGATGTACGACGCGCCCAGCGCACGTGCCTGTGCGGTCGGCAGATTGTCCGCAATGCCGCCATCGACGAGGGTCCGGCCGTCGATCACGACGGGTGAAAAGACGCCGGGCACCGCCATGCTGGCGCGCACGGCGCGCGCCAGGTCGCCGCTGCCGAGCACGACCACGCTGCCGTCGCGCAGGTCTGCAGCGACCGCGCGGTAGCGGCGCGGCAGCCGGTCGAAATCGCTGCGTGCGCGCGCACCCGCATCGAAGAACATCTCGACCAGCCGGCGATTGATGCCGGCATCCGGCACCACGCCACCGAGCACGAGTGCATCATCGCCGACGCCGAACGAGACCAGCGGCCGCACGGCGATTCGCTCCGGCCCGACCGTGAGCACGTCGGGTGCAAAGAGCGCCCGCCAGTCCTCGCGTGTGAAGATTTCGGCAATGCTGTCCGCATCGACACCCGCGGCGTACAGCGCGCCGACGATCGAGCCCATGCTGGTGCCGATCACCACGTCCGGTGAATGCCCGCGTTGCTCCAGGCCCAGCAGCACCCCGGCATGAGCGATTCCGCGCCCGCCGCCACCGCTCAGCACGAGTGCCTCCTGCCCCTGCACCGGTGCACGCAGCAGGAGGATGCACGCACAGGCGACGAGCACGCGCAGCGCCGCGGCAGTGCGTCGCTTCACGGCAGGTAATTCGCCGGGATGGGGTTGTCGGGCCGCTCCGAATCCCAGAACACGGTTACGACCCACCAGCGCGCGCCGTCATGGAAGAGCTGAATGCTGTTGATGCCGCGCATGAACGGCTCCGCGTCATCCGCATTGCGCCGGGAGTCGTAGGTGCTGAACGCGTGCAGGATGTTGCCGAACCGCTCCGTGACGCGGTGCGTCTCCGTCTCGAAGAAACCGTCGCGCTCCAGGACCGGACCGCTGGTCCGGATGTAGTCCTCGACGCTCATGATGCGATGCGCGCGCGTCCCGTCGGGGCGCACACCGGTCGGGATCAGCCGTGCGCCGGGCACGAACAGCGAACGCATGCGGTCCCAGTCCCGGGCGGCGCCGGCGGGACCGGAGATGACGTCGTAGAGTGCGGCAATGATGGCGTCGGGCGTTGCGACGTCCTCCGGATCAGCAGGAGGTACGGCTGCGGCCGGGTCCTGCGCGGCTGCCGACGATGCGAGCAATGCGGTGGCCGCGAGAAATGCCAGCACGCGGGCCGGGTATCCTTTCATGTCTGCCTCGCAGTAACGGGGTGAACGGAAGCGAGCAAGTCTGCAGACCTCTCGCAAGCTGCGCGACCGCACAGGGACGGATTCTGGCGAGCGCGGGGTGGACGCGGCATCTTTCCCGAACTCCTCCCTCAACCGGGGCCTGACCATGGATCCCAACGCAATCGCCGGCATGGCATTCACGCTCATCCTGGCGCTGTTCATCGGTGGATTCGTGCTGCTGTTCCCGCTGTCCCGCAAGCTGGGCCAGCTGCTCGAACAACGCATGGGAGTGAAGCCGCAGCTCGATGATGCAGCCGCGCGGGAATTGTCGGACCTGCGCCAGCTGGTCGAGGGTATGCAGGCCGATCTTGGCCGCCTGCGCGAGCGGCAGGAGTTCGTCGAGCATCTGCTCGCCGAGCCGAAGGACCGAAGAACCGAGAAGCTGAACCCATGATCCTGCTGTACGCAACGATCCTGTGCACGACGATCGTCAACCCTCCTCCCGCCGTGATGGACTGGGGCGCGGTCGGTCACCGCGCGGCAGCACGTGCAGCGGTGACCAACCTGCCGGCCGGTATGCCGGACTTCTTCCGAGCCGCGGCGGACCAGCTCGTCTATCTGAATCCGGAGCCCGACCGCTGGCGGGACCGCGAGTCCGCCGCCATGGACGAGGCGTGGAAGTACGATCATTACATCGACTTCGAGGTGGTTCCGCCCGCCGCGCTGCAGGCGCCGGACCGCTTCAGCTACCTGGCGGAGCTGCAGCGCACGACCAGGCTGGAGCGTCCTGCACGCGATGCCGGCCTGCTGCCGTACCGGGTCATCGAGCTGTACCAGCGGCTCGTCACGGGCATGCGGCAGTGGCGCGCGGCAAGCGACGCGGATGAGCGCCGCTGGATCGAGCAGCGCATCATCAACGACGCGGGCATCCTCGGCCACTACGTGACCGATGGGTCGAATCCGCACCACACGTCCGTGCACCACAACGGCTGGAACGAGAGCTTTCAGAATCCGCGCGGCTACACAACGGACCGCACGTTCCACTCACGCTTCGAGAGCCGCTTCGTCGAGGCGAACATCACGCCCGAGGACCTGATCCCGCGCGTGGCCGCGGAGCCACGCCGCATCGGCAACGTGCGCGAGGACGTGATGTCGTACCTGCGCGCAACGCATTCCCAGCTGGACAGGCTCTACCAGCTCGAGCAGACGGAAGCGTTCGGTGCAGACAACACCGCCACGGCTCACCGCGAGTTCGCGGTGCAGCGGCTGGTGGCGGGCGCCGAGATGCTGCGGGCGATGTGGTGGAGTGCGTGGCTCGAATCCGGGAACGGCTGAACGGCCGGTCCTGATAGGCGGGTGAGGGCGAGCGTGGACGCCTGGACACTTCGGACTGACGGTGGGTGGGGGCGGCTGCGCTGGACGCGCGCCGCCCCGTTCTGCGTGTTCGAGCGGTTCAGCGTCGTCCTGCCTGCATCTTCCTGTAAGCGGACAGCAGCTCGGTCTCGCGTTCGGGCTTCAGGCCGGTCTTGAGCACCTGCCGCTCCTTCGGCTGTTCGTGCCACCACGCGAGCGTGTCCGCCGTCGTCCGGGCCAGGGAGCGGAAGGTCAGGCCTGCCTGGACCTCGGGCGTGAGATCGAAGCGGGCAAAGCCGAGGTTGCGGCCGCGGGCGGGCATCCAGACGGGGAGGTCGCTGTAGGGGCGGACGTCGCGTTCGAGCAGCCAGTCCGTATCGACCCACGTGAACGACGTCTCCGCGGTGGTCACCGCGCGGATGCCGTGCAGGAGCTCGTCGAACGGGCGTGGGTTGAACGGCCCCACGGCGTTGAACGTGCCCGGCGTGTCATTCTCGGAAAGCCGGATCATCCACTCACTGAGGTCGCGCGCGTCGATGATCTGGACCGGATCCGTGCCGTCGCCGGGTGCAAGCACCTCGCCGCCGCGCTCGATGCGCACCGGCCAGTACGTGAAGCGGTCCGTCTCGTCGCCGGGCCCGATGATGAGGCCTGGTCGCACGATGGTCGCGCGCTCGCCGAACGCTGCACGTGCCGCCTGCTCGCACAGTGCCTTGCGCAGCCCGTACGGGCGACGCTGCCCGGGCTCCACCTGCGTGTTCTCCAGCGTGTACACGGGCGCAGCCGCCGTCGACGGGACGCTGCTCAGGTCCGAGTAGACGGAACGCGTCGAGACGAGGATGTAACGGCGCACGTTGTCGCGCAGCACCCGCCCCGTGAGCTCCACCCACTCCGGCTCCTGCGCGGAGTTGTCGAGCACGACGTCCCACTGTCTGCCTTCCAGCGCCTTGACGTCCCCGGTCCGGTCGCCGATCAGCGTTTCGAGCTCGCTGAACATGCCGGGATTCGTGCGCCCACGGTTGAACAGCGTGATCTCGTGGCCGCGCCCGAGCGCGTATTCCACCTGGTGAGGGCCGATGAAGCTCGTGCCGCCCAGGATCAGGATGCGCAGCGGTTTGCGGGCCCGGGAAACCGGCGTTCCCGCAGCCGGCAGAGGGATCATGCCGGTCACGGCGGACAGGCCGAGTGCGGCCGAGGCCGACGTGGCAAGGAACTGCCGGCGGTCCTGGGGCATACATGCCTCGCATCGAATGAGGGAATTGCTGCATTATGCGGAACGGCGGGGGCGCGGGCCAGAGCGGTGCACGCGTTCGTCCGGGCCGCAGACGGGAGGCAGGATGCGTCGGATGAGGTCACTGGTGTTTCTCGTGCTGCCGCTCGGCGGCTGCTTCACCGACGCCCGCATGGCGAGCGACAGCGCCGCCGCCGAGGCACAGCCGTCCGCAGAGGCTGGGCAGGCCGGCCCCGGCGCCACCCCGCATCGCGCATTGCCGGGGGAAGGGGGCGCCTACGACGACCGTGCGGACATCGGCCGCGGCGTGCTGCATCTCACGGTTCGCGCGGATTCCGTCGGTCGCGTGCGGGAGGACACCATGCTCGTGCGGGCGGGGCCGGATGACGAGGCGATGCCCGTAGCACGCTGGATCCACCGCTACGGGCTCGACTGGACGTGGGAGTACCGGCTGGAAACGTCGGAGCGAGGCCTGGTGCGTAACGACGTCGAGTGGTCGTACGAGGAGAGCGGCCTGCCGGTCGACAGTGTGACGCGCGATGGCGCCTGGGTGCGCGTGCTGCATGCCGTCGACGCGCAGGGCGCTCCGCGGCGCGGTTGGGTTCGTACGTCGCCCGACTTCAACATCGAGTGGTGGGCGGACGTACTGGCGGGGCAGAACCTCTACTTCCGCAACCAGGACAGCCTCGCCGTCTACGAGGAGCCCGGTGGTCAACGCCTGTGGCCGGACATTGCGGGCGGCAGCGACGGACCCGACTACACGATGACGCCGCTGCAGCGGAGCAACGAATGGATGCGGGTCGTTCTGACCACGCCGTCCGATTTCTGCGTCGATCCACCCGTCGTGCGCACGGACACCGTCTGGATCCGGTACCTGGACGCGCGCGGCAGGCCGCGCGTCTGGTACTATCCCCGCGGTTGCTGAGCGGCCGGACGGAACCGGTCAGCCGCGTGCATGTCAGGCATCGGGCTCTTCCGCGAACATCTTCTTCATGGACGCAAAGAAGTTCTCCCGGATTGCCTGGGACTCCTCCGGCGCGCGCTCGATGTGGGGGCTGATCCGCTCGCACAGCTCGGGCGGTATCTCCTCCAGGTAGCGTGAAGGCAGCACCTCGTATGCGCTGCCGGCCCGCCTCCGGCTGCGGCACCAGGACAGGGAAAGCCGTTCGCGGGCGCGTGTGACGCCCACGTAGAACAGCCGTCGCTCCTCCGAAAGTGCGTCGGTACCGCTCTCCTCTGCATCGTCCAGTGAGCGGGTGTGCGGCAGGATCCCCTCTTCGACGCCCACGATGAACACGTCCCGGAACTCGAGCCCCTTGGCGGAGTGCATGGTCATGAGCGCGACCGATCGGTCGTCAGTGCGCTCACTGTCGTCGTCCTTCTCGTCCATGTCGGCGAGGGCGAGCCGGCCGAGTGCATCGTGCAGGGTGGGCGGTGCCCAGTGCTCGTCGTCCGTCAGCCGATCCGCCTCGAGAACCTCGCCGAGTCGCTCTGCCCAGATGCGGCGTTCGTAGCGGGTGATCGCGCCGACCAGGTCCCGCACGTTGTCCACGCGCATCTGCGCCTGCTTCGGATCTCGGTACTCGGTGCGCAGGGAGTCCTCCAGGCCGATCCGTTCGAAGAGCTGCTGCGCCCAGTCAGCGAGAGGCGTCTGCTCGCCGGCCTGGGGCGGGCGCGCAGCGGCCGCAGCCTCCGCCTGCAGCAGCGACGCACGGGCCTCCTCCACAAGCGCGAGGAACGACTGGATCGCGCGTGCGGCTGGCGCGCCGACGTCGCCGGCACCGGCATGGGCGAGCGTGCTCACGAACGACGTTCGCTGCTCGCGTGCGCGCTCGGCGATCCGCAGCACGGTCTGGCGGCCGATCCCGCGGGTGGGATAGTTGATGATCCGCCGAAGCGAGACCTCGTCGTGGGGCCATGCGACCGCTCGCAGGTAGGCGGTCGCGTCGGCGACCTCCTTGCGCTCGAAGAAGGAGACGCCGCCGATGACGCGGTAGGGGATGTTCTTCCGACGGAACGCCTCCTCGAGAGGGCGGGATTGCGCGTTCGCGCGGTACAGGACGGCGATGTCGCCCCACTTCATCCGGTGCAGGAGCCGACGGCGCGTGATCTCATCGGCCACGCCTTCGGCTTCCATCAGCTCGTCCTCGAACTCGTGCAACGTGAGCGGAGCGCCGATGCCGGACGTGGACCGCAGCCGCTTCTGGTGACGGTGCCGGTTGGCCGCAATGATCGCGTTGGCCGCACCGAGGATGCGAGCGGTGGAGCGGTAGTTGTCCTCGAGCGTTACGACCCTGGCGCCGGGGAAATGGCGCTCGAACTCGAGGATGTTGCCGACGTCCGCTCCGCGGAACGCATAGATCGACTGGTCGTCGTCGCCCACGACACAGAGGTTGCGCCGGGTGCCCGCGAGCAGCCGCGCCATCTCGAACTGCACGCTGTTGGTGTCCTGGTACTCGTCGATCATGACGTGGTGCCAGCGCTTCCAGAGCGCGCGTCGCACCTCCTCGTCCTGGTCGAGCAGCTGCACCGGCAGGAGCAGCAGGTCATCGAAATCTATGGCGCCCGCAGCACGCAGGGTCTCCTCGTAGCGCGGGTACGCATCCGCCGCGAGCACTGCATAGTCGTCCGCTCGTGTCCCGGTCGCCTGCTCTTCCGCGACGATCCGCTTCGCCTGCTCCGGGCCGATCCGCTTCGATTTCCAGTCGGAGATGCGCCAGAGGATGCGCTTGTGGTCGAAGCGGTCATCGCCGATCGAGATTTCCGAGGCCGCGCTGCGGAGCGTGGCGAGCTGGTCGCCGGTCGCGTAGATCGCAAAGCGTTGCGGCAGGCCGAGCCGCGTTCCGTGCTCGCGCAGGATCCGCACACCGAGCGCGTGGAACGTGCCCAGCGCGATCGCGCGCGCCTCCTTGCCGACGTACCCGTGCACCCGCTCGCGCATCTCCTCGGCCGCGCGGTTGGTGAACGTGACGGCCAGGATGCGGGCCGGCGGGACATTGGCACTCCGGATGAGATGGGTCATCCGGTGCACCAGTGTCTTGGTCTTGCCGGTGCCGGCGCCGGCCAGGATGAGCAGTGGCCCGTCGATGTGCGTGACGGCCGCTCGTTGTGCGGAGTTGAGACCTGCCAGGTGCTGCGTATCGGACACGAATGCTGCTCGAAAGGGTGGACGCTGCGAGCGCGGAATCTGGCGTCGGAGGCCTGGTCGCAACAGTCTGGCGACCTTGCTGCGAGGAAAACCCGTGCGGTGATGCGGCGAATTGACAGCCGGGGCCCGGGCCAGCCACGTTCATGCGCGCCGCGGGGGTACGGAGCTGCGGACCGGATCTGCGACAGCGTCGGTACATGAGATGTCGCATGCGGATGCAGCGGCCATGCGCCGTGCCACGGCAGAACGTTCGGGAAGGTATGGGGCGAACGCAGCGGAAGAAGCAGCGCGACGCCGACGCAGGTGACGAGCAGGAAGTACATGCACAGGTGGAGAACCTGCGCCGCTGGCTGCGCACGTATGCGCAGGCGGAGCAGTCCGGCCATGCCGCGCCGCTGACGGAGCCCGTACTCGCACACCTGGAAGAAACGATCGAGGCGCTGCGCGTCAGCGATGACGACCTGCGGCTGCATCTCGATACGATGCGCCGCAACGCGGCGCGCATGGAGCAGGAGCGGGCCCGCTACCGCGAGCTGCTCGACCTCAGTCCGGACGCCTACCTGCTGACCGACCTCGAAGGCACGATCGTCGACGCGAACGCGGCCGCTGCCGAGCTGCTCGGCATCGAGCGCGCGGACCTCACCCGGCGACCGTTCTC
This Longimicrobiales bacterium DNA region includes the following protein-coding sequences:
- a CDS encoding patatin-like phospholipase family protein; this encodes MKRRTAAALRVLVACACILLLRAPVQGQEALVLSGGGGRGIAHAGVLLGLEQRGHSPDVVIGTSMGSIVGALYAAGVDADSIAEIFTREDWRALFAPDVLTVGPERIAVRPLVSFGVGDDALVLGGVVPDAGINRRLVEMFFDAGARARSDFDRLPRRYRAVAADLRDGSVVVLGSGDLARAVRASMAVPGVFSPVVIDGRTLVDGGIADNLPTAQARALGASYIIASDVLQPELDELPTSRVAIGVRALRLLIENASPPGPEPDVFIAPRIPEEVSAATFPAETRPLIDIGRAAALDVLPAHTAADPLPLPARLDRLADSVVVEGGDARLDALVRAAFADAAGAEYDAGHIVRRASGLYATGMFRGIWPRVEGDDGEPTLVVRAEAVPASIFALAAGWDDRRGARGLLTLRQRIRLGGASEFRVSAQADRFLRRGALELGRPLPRQPAISLGAGVHYADRDVARFTPEGEDVNVERRGAWLSAGWRTADGRYSAALQWITEHVRHPGGTGTSTGPRIHFTEAPAYPLIAGEPLLLDAGIRFGDVAYPHLRVRASLDRAVGRLMGALVMDAAGTDGDAPADAQFALGDVGGLPWLDTGAERGTRRLIVGADVAYRIFLDGGIRLRLRSGAAGGTIEDLQDGDAWHSGLEIGAIWPTPFGVLAGGFAVGTDRSTRFTVDIGSTF
- a CDS encoding UvrD-helicase domain-containing protein produces the protein MSDTQHLAGLNSAQRAAVTHIDGPLLILAGAGTGKTKTLVHRMTHLIRSANVPPARILAVTFTNRAAEEMRERVHGYVGKEARAIALGTFHALGVRILREHGTRLGLPQRFAIYATGDQLATLRSAASEISIGDDRFDHKRILWRISDWKSKRIGPEQAKRIVAEEQATGTRADDYAVLAADAYPRYEETLRAAGAIDFDDLLLLPVQLLDQDEEVRRALWKRWHHVMIDEYQDTNSVQFEMARLLAGTRRNLCVVGDDDQSIYAFRGADVGNILEFERHFPGARVVTLEDNYRSTARILGAANAIIAANRHRHQKRLRSTSGIGAPLTLHEFEDELMEAEGVADEITRRRLLHRMKWGDIAVLYRANAQSRPLEEAFRRKNIPYRVIGGVSFFERKEVADATAYLRAVAWPHDEVSLRRIINYPTRGIGRQTVLRIAERAREQRTSFVSTLAHAGAGDVGAPAARAIQSFLALVEEARASLLQAEAAAAARPPQAGEQTPLADWAQQLFERIGLEDSLRTEYRDPKQAQMRVDNVRDLVGAITRYERRIWAERLGEVLEADRLTDDEHWAPPTLHDALGRLALADMDEKDDDSERTDDRSVALMTMHSAKGLEFRDVFIVGVEEGILPHTRSLDDAEESGTDALSEERRLFYVGVTRARERLSLSWCRSRRRAGSAYEVLPSRYLEEIPPELCERISPHIERAPEESQAIRENFFASMKKMFAEEPDA
- a CDS encoding NAD-dependent epimerase/dehydratase family protein, translating into MPQDRRQFLATSASAALGLSAVTGMIPLPAAGTPVSRARKPLRILILGGTSFIGPHQVEYALGRGHEITLFNRGRTNPGMFSELETLIGDRTGDVKALEGRQWDVVLDNSAQEPEWVELTGRVLRDNVRRYILVSTRSVYSDLSSVPSTAAAPVYTLENTQVEPGQRRPYGLRKALCEQAARAAFGERATIVRPGLIIGPGDETDRFTYWPVRIERGGEVLAPGDGTDPVQIIDARDLSEWMIRLSENDTPGTFNAVGPFNPRPFDELLHGIRAVTTAETSFTWVDTDWLLERDVRPYSDLPVWMPARGRNLGFARFDLTPEVQAGLTFRSLARTTADTLAWWHEQPKERQVLKTGLKPERETELLSAYRKMQAGRR
- a CDS encoding cytochrome c biogenesis protein CcdA, with product MPELHAIPAFLLQSGLGDSLQQQPLLAVATMFGAGVLTSLTPCIYPMIPITAGVITGTAGKDAPRGRVVALTLTYVAGLALFYALLGVVAGLSGQLFGTVASSFEARFLIANLLLVFGLAMLGALPVPSSARLSTWVASLRGGSYPAVFLLGATSGIVAAPCGAPAFAAVLTWVAATGSGALGFVYLFAFSIGMTALLIAVGLFSGALARLPRSGTWMVWAKRIAGVIMLAMAEYYLIQAGMAW
- a CDS encoding glycoside hydrolase domain-containing protein, with protein sequence MTRRTLMRPFRAAALLLMAHGLAACASTGHGPSAPGGVLPGFDTRTYPGDAAMRTWLDASPYRWVGYYLPAPCYTGTSWVGTRERIASIGWGVAPLFVGEQDWSAIQPGDTTVAEQGARCTTQNLTPAQGAADAVAADSVMDAEGFPPGTPVFLDVERMERVSRAMEEYVHAWFTEMLARGRYTPSLYAHERNVTPLFERARAAFAAAGRSDEPFLWVARAGALDVGSRPADSGILSAAIWQGRFDVDETWGDVTLRVDANVASVAVPGIMPYR